From one Lycium ferocissimum isolate CSIRO_LF1 chromosome 7, AGI_CSIRO_Lferr_CH_V1, whole genome shotgun sequence genomic stretch:
- the LOC132062750 gene encoding phospholipase D delta-like, with protein MINSVDNWLQRQASAPVAGGPGMPFVQDLSGNTVLLHGELDLWIIEARSLPNLDAKCLPMFSWKSKDSTNASGLIDTSDPYVSVCLAGASIARTAVIPNDENPTWNEHLCIPVAHAIEKVEFIVKDNDRVGAELIGIVAISASKIVEGNQINGWFPIRNSSGDPLDTGAQLHISIQYTPTSENPLYKNGVGNEADQKGVAHTYFPLRRGGSVTLYQDAHAPDETLPEILLDNDKVFNRNKCWEDICHSMLEAQHLIYVVGWSVYHLVRLIREPTRPVPSSGWLELGELLKYKSQEGVRVILLIWDDKTSNDDLFLKTEGVMQTHDEETKKFFKHSSVHCVLCPRSASSKLSIFKQQVVGNIFTHHQKCVIVDTQAEGNDRKITAFVGGLDLCDGRYDTPEHRLFSDLDTVFENDVHNPTFTSTSGGPREPWHDLHCKIEGPAAYDVLTNFEQRYRKAIKWIRIKKCKPGLDSLLKLDRIPSIHMPAAGPDGDHVVRVTKEEDPENWHVQVFRSIDSGSVKGFPKDVKEAGAQNLVSGKNLRIDRSIHLAYVKAIRSAQHFIYVENQYFLGSSYCWPSYRNAGANNLVPMEIALKIASKIAASEPFAAYIVVPMWPEGIPTSNAVQEILFWQGQTMAMMYKIIAQALENAGISQFFHPQDYLNFYCLGNREAKKRGCDEDDPPPQERSHELAQKFRRFMIYVHSKGMIVDDEYVLMGSANINQRSLSGSRDTEIAMGAYQPHYTWAKKESHPHGQVYGYRMSLWAEHLGGIEDVFMDPQTIECVRRVNERARRNWKAFVADEYRPMKGHLMQYPVQVSKNGEVSALPGFECFPDVGGKILGAPTNLPDALTT; from the exons AGATTTATCTGGAAATACAGTACTTCTGCATGGAGAATTGGACTTGTGGATTATAGAAGCAAGGTCACTTCCAAACTTAGATGCTAAATGTCTTCCcatgttttcttggaaaagcAAGGACAGCACCAATGCGTCCGGATTGATAGACACTAGTGACCCGTATGTATCTGTGTGTCTAGCTGGGGCAAGTATAGCTCGGACAGCGGTGATTCCAAATGATGAAAATCCGACATGGAACGAACATTTATGTATACCAGTTGCTCATGCCATAGAAAAAGTAGAGTTTATAGTCAAGGACAATGATAGAGTAGGTGCTGAACTGATAGGAATAGTGGCGATATCTGCTAGTAAAATTGTTGAAGGTAATCAAATAAATGGTTGGTTCCCTATTCGTAATTCTTCTGGGGATCCCTTAGACACTGGTGCTCAACTGCATATTTCAATCCAATATACGCCGACATCAGAGAACCCTTTGTATAAAAATGGTGTCGGTAATGAGGCTGATCAAAAAGGAGTAGCACATACTTATTTTCCTCTACGAAGAGGAGGAAGTGTTACACTTTATCAAGACGCTCATGCGCCTGATGAAACACTTCCCGAAATTTTACTAGATAATGACAAGGTCTTTAACCGTAATAAATGTTGGGAAGACATATGCCACTCCATGCTGGAGGCGCAGCATCTAATATATGTTGTTGGTTGGTCTGTCTATCATCTTGTTCGACTCATAAGAGAACCTACAAGGCCAGTGCCTTCTTCTGGTTGGCTAGAGCTGGGGGAGTTGCTAAAGTACAAGTCACAAGAAGGCGTTCGTGTGATTTTGCTCATTTGGGATGACAAAACTTCAAACGATGATTTATTCCTCAAGACG GAAGGTGTAATGCAGACTCATGATGAAGAGACCAAAAAGTTCTTTAAACATTCAAGTGTCCATTGTGTGCTTTGTCCTCGTTCTGCCAGCAGTAAGCTTAGCATTTTCAAGCAACAG GTTGTTGGAAACATTTTTACACATCATCAGAAATGTGTGATTGTTGACACACAAGCAGAGGGCAATGATCGAAAAATTACTGCTTTTGTTGGAGGCTTGGATTTATGTGACGGACGATATGATACTCCTGAACACAGGCTGTTTAGTGATCTTGATACTGTCTTTGAAAATGATGTTCACAATCCCACATTCACA AGCACCTCAGGTGGACCAAGAGAACCTTGGCATGATTTACACTGCAAGATTGAGGGTCCTGCTGCTTACGATGTTTTGACAAATTTTGAGCAGAGATATAGAAAAGCCATAAAATGGATCAGAATAAAAAAATGCAAACCGGGGTTAGATTCATTACTTAAGTTAGACCGGATTCCATCAATCCACATGCCTGCTGCTGGACCGGATGGTGACCATGTAGTTCGTGTCACAAAAGAAGAAGATCCAGAAAATTGGCATGTTCAG GTTTTCCGATCAATAGATTCAGGATCTGTCAAAGGGTTCCCAAAGGACGTTAAGGAAGCGGGGGCTCAG AATCTTGTCAGTGGAAAGAATTTGAGGATAGACAGAAGCATACATCTGGCATACGTGAAAGCAATTCGATCTGCTCAACACTTCATTTACGTGGAGAATCAGTATTTTCTTGGTTCTTCGTATTGCTGGCCGTCCTACAGAAATGCAG GTGCAAATAAccttgtccctatggaaattgctTTGAAAATTGCCAGCAAAATAGCAGCAAGTGAACCTTTTGCTGCATACATTGTGGTTCCAATGTGGCCCGAAGGTATTCCGACCAGTAATGCAGTGCAGGAAATTCTCTTTTGGCAG GGTCAAACAATGGCTATGATGTACAAAATTATTGCACAGGCTCTTGAAAATGCAGGCATATCTCAATTTTTCCATCCTCAGGATTACTTGAACTTCTATTGCCTTGGTAACAGAGAAGCAAAGAAGCGCGGATGTGATGAAGATGATCCACCTCCCCAGGAACGTTCACAC GAATTAGCTCAAAAGTTCCGCAGATTTATGATTTATGTACACTCCAAAGGAATGATAGTAGATGATGAGTATGTATTGATGGGTTCTGCAAATATCAATCAAAGATCTTTGAGTGGTTCAAGGGATACAGAAATTGCTATGGGAGCTTATCAACCACATTACACATGGGCCAAAAAGGAGTCTCATCCACATGGCCAG GTCTATGGTTATCGGATGTCTCTGTGGGCTGAACATCTCGGTGGAATTGAAGATGTCTTCATGGATCCACAGACTATTGAATGTGTTAGACGTGTTAACGAGAGGGCTAGACGAAACTGGAAAGCATTTGTAGCAGATGAATATCGGCCGATGAAAGGGCATTTGATGCAATATCCAGTTCAAGTAAGTAAAAATGGAGAAGTCTCAGCCCTGCCGGGATTTGAGTGCTTCCCTGATGTTGGAGGTAAGATTCTTGGGGCACCAACCAATCTCCCTGACGCTCTTACCACGTAA